A single Augochlora pura isolate Apur16 chromosome 2, APUR_v2.2.1, whole genome shotgun sequence DNA region contains:
- the LOC144473682 gene encoding dehydrogenase/reductase SDR family member 11-like: MNAEIISEYYVTEKTAEDYHKVLDTNVIGPAICAREAIQSMKKRGVDGHIVNINSIADHYAETITIPMEYQPWSSVDRYAERHLQERDETVSQYCT; the protein is encoded by the exons atGAACGCCGAAATTATCAGTGAATATTATGTAACAGAGAAAACTGCTGAGGATTACCACAAAGTATTAGACACGAATGTTATAGGTCCTGCAATATGTGCACGAGAAGCTATACAATCGATGAAGAAGCGAGGTGTTGACGGACATATCGTTAATATCAATAG CATCGCTGATCACTATGCAGAGACGATAACGATTCCGATGG AATATCAGCCCTGGAGCAGTGTCGATAGATATGCAGAGAGACATCTTCAAGAAAGAGACGAAACAGTTTCGCAATACTGTACTTGA
- the LOC144473670 gene encoding farnesol dehydrogenase-like, which translates to MEDWAGKVAIVTGASSGIGTAIAKSLAKHGVKVVGLARRKEKIQELANQLGKDKFYPLPCDVTKEDDILRAFRWTEEKFSGADILVNNAGMVSTLAIIDAPTLEYRNVIDTNLIAPAICSREFVRMNKKRKTRGHIFNINSILGHYAEAIQIPLGMYGASKYGITALTAELRHEIILAKLNIRVTSISPGAVHTDLIINAFQFDEQTAQKVAMLRDHDIADAVIYALGTPEGAEVYELTIIPQNRPIEVPQA; encoded by the exons ATGGAAGACTGGGCTGGTAAAGTAGCAATTGTGACTGGTGCCAGTAGTGGAATCGGTACAGCGATCGCCAAATCTCTTGCGAAACATGGTGTGAAAGTAGTCGGTCTTGCGAGAAGGAAGGAGAAAATACAGGAATTAGCCAACCAACTCGGCAAGGACAAATTCTACCCTCTGCCATGCGACGTCACGAAGGAGGACGACATTCTGCGAGCCTTTAGGTGGACTGAAGAAAAATTCAGTGGCGCTGATATCCTTGTAAACAACGCCGGAATGGTCAGCACGTTGGCGATTATCG ATGCACCTACTCTAGAGTACCGAAATGTAATCGATACCAACTTAATTGCACCCGCAATATGTTCAAGAGAGTTCGTAAGAATGAACAAGAAACGCAAGACACGCGGCcacatattcaatattaacag TATACTCGGACATTATGCGGAAGCCATTCAGATCCCTCTCGGCATGTACGGTGCTAGTAAATACGGTATCACAGCTTTAACGGCGGAGCTTCGACATGAGATAATCCTTGCCAAACTTAACATAAGAGTTACG AGTATCAGTCCCGGAGCCGTGCACacagatttaattataaatgcattCCAGTTTGATGAACAAACCGCGCAGAAAGTAGCAATGTTGCGTGATCATGATATAGCTGATGCAGTGATATATGCCTTGGGAACGCCGGAAGGTGCAGAG GTATACGAGCTCACGATTATACCTCAAAATAGACCAATCGAGGTTCCGCAAGCATAG